GTTCATGCCGCGGAAGTAGGTCGTCCTGGTCAGGGTGAGGACATCGGCGCGGCCATTGGTGTTGTTGGCCGAACTTCCGGTGCTGACGTCGACCTGACCATAGCCGCGGAATTGGCCGTATGTGCGGTTGGCGGGCTTGACGACCTCGTTGTCGTCGAAGTGCCAGGCCGGGGCGCCGACGTAGGTGTAGCTGGTGCGCTGTGTGGGAGACAGCGCGTGTGGTTCTTGCACTTGGACGCTGGTGGTGACGTACTTGTGGAAGTAGTCGAGGGTGGGGTCGGTCTGATAGGGGAAGGTCCAGTAGACCGGGAAGCACCTTTTGGTGTTCTGCGCCGGATCGGCTGGGACGTTGGTGGACGTGCACTCCGGCTGGCTGTATCCCACCTGGATGGCTTGGCCGGTTTCCGCGGTGATGTTCGTGAGCCGCCAGCGGATCATGGGCGGCTGGTTGTTGTACCCGGCGACCCGGTTGTCCATCATCTGCCCGGCGAAGGTCACCGGAGGCAGTGCGATCGAGCTGCCGGTCGCGGTGTATCCGGTGCGGGTGATGGAGTTGAGCCACAGGGCGGGATCGCCGGATTCGGAGAACTGCTGTGCCAGGTCGTAGGAGTCGACCTTCGTGTAACCGGAGCCGTTGTAGTACTGCGTGGTGATGTTGGTCAGTCGCTTGGTCGACCAGAACGTCGGGGCGTGGTTGTTGCAGACCGCGCCGGGTAGACATTGCTGGTCCTGGGGGGTGTCCGGCCAGGACTTCGCGTTGTCCGTGGTGAACTGCGCCGGATCACAGGTGATGGCGCCGGAAGGGATGCAGCGCTCGGCGATGGCGAATCGGACCTGATCGGGCGCGGGCTGGGCGTAGATGGTGCCGTTCTCATTGCGCAGGCCGTAGTCGATGTGGTCGAGCGTGCCACCCCGAATGTAGGCGACGCCCGTGGTGCCGTTGTTTGCCCCGTAGTGGTTGCTCTCGGTGTTGTAGTAGTAGGTCGCGACATTGCCGTGGGTGTCTTCGACGTAGTCGAGGTTCCAGCGCCACGCCTGGGTGCAGGAGGACGCGGCGAACCCAGTGGCGTTGTAGCAGGGGTCGCCGGCGTGTGCGCCGTAGACGGGAACGGTCCAGGTGGAGTTGGTCGCGGGCTGGTTCGTGCGTCCCGGCCCGATGTGGCGGCCGAAGAAGTACTGGGTGCCGTCCGGCGTGGTGACCTTCCAGTACTCACCGTTGAGTGCGCCATTGGCGCCGCCGGTGAGCAACTCGACACGGCTGCCGCTGTCGTTGGCAGCACGCCAGGTTCCAGTCGCGTCGTCGCGGACCAGTTCGACGGTGCTGCCGCCGAGGTTCAGCGTGACGATCTGACCCGCCCAGCACAGGTCGCTGGTCTGCTGCGCTGTCGGCAGGGCGGTGTCGTCCGAGCAGACCCGGTAGGTGCGCTCGACGTATCCCGGCGAGTAGTCCCAGCCCTCGCCAACCCACGACACCTGGTTGTTCGTGGCCGAGGTGTGCCCGTCGATGGCGGACGAGTCGTAGGACAGCGAGATCGACGGGGCCACGCTGCCCGCGGCGGCGGGAGGGACCGTAATCGGGTACGTCCAGGTGAAAGCCCCGGAGCCGCCCGACACCGCCCACGTTCCTGACGGATTGAGGGAGGATGCGGTGAAGGTGCCGTTGGATCCGCTCGGGCTCGCGGCAGTTGCCAGGACGACCGTGCTTCTGCTGGTGCCGTCAGCCGGGTTGGGACGCGCCGCCCTGCTGTTCGCCGGCGCAACGGGTTCGAAGGCAACGTCCGCTGTGACGACGTTGGCGGCCGCGTTGTTCGTCGAGGACGGGACCGGTGTCTGCACCTGGCACGACGGGACGCTCGGCGTAGTGAGGACACATGCGGGCAACTGGACCAACCTGGCGCGTGCCCCGAAGTCGCCGGTGAGACCGCGGAACCTCGAGTAGTCGACGCCTACAGAGAGGGTGCTTGCGTCATTTGGGTGTTCGGGGGTCACGGAAAACAAGACCCCGGCGACACCTGCCTGCCGGGCCAATGCCGGATCGGCGACGTGGACCTTGACCGGCCCAGCACCCGCGTCGGCCGACTCCGCGCGGACAGGGAGATTGCCGGCCGTGGCCGGCTTGCCCTTGGGGCCCGCCTTGAGTGTGGCGTCTCCGCCGGCCGGCAGTATGGCCGCCGGCTTGGCTGCAGGTGGTTGCGCTGGCGGAATCGCATTCTTCAGCTGGACGGTGCTGTGGGGGATCTTGGGGGTGACGGGGAGTGGTGGAAGCCCGCCGGGTTCCACGGCCGCCGTCGCCGGCGTCGACAGCACGGTCGCGACGAGCGCCAGCACGAAGCCGAGAATGCCGGCCACGCGAGCCCAGCGAATTCTCTTTCCGCGCACTCTTCCGGCCTCGCGACGCAATGGATTTGCCATCGGACCCCTCTTTACGCCGAACAGACGAATGCGGCGAACAATGGAGCCGGGCTCGCCGAAACTAGTGATCTTCAGAGCCGCCTGAGACGTTACAGCTCGTTATGAATCCGTGTCCAAACCGGGCAAACGTCCCGCCTAACTCGGACAACTAGCGCTAAGTGGTACGTAACAGACCGTTGGCGAGAGTAGATCACAGCTCTCCCATGATTCACTCTTTCGGCCGTAGGAAAGCCCGTTCGTGACAGTTAGCGTGTCAAAGCTGTCTTTTCTCTGGCAATTCGACGCCTCTGGGGAACCCATGAAAAAGCGCGTGATGAAAGACCCTGCGCGAAGAAGACGACTTCCGGTCAGGATTCTCATCAGTGCGCTTTCCTCGGCTCTCGCTGTCGGTCTCCTGTCGCCCGTGGCGGATGCGAAGGAGCCGTTCAACCCGGCGGCGCCGCCGCCCGCCCCGGCGAATCCGCCGGCTCAGACCTTGCCGACCGAGCTTCAGCCGGTCACCCCTGTGGACGAGGGCGCACCTCCAGCACCGACACTGGATCCCCCGGACGCCCCGGTCACTGCTCCGACCGCGTCAGACGAGGCCGTCCGGACGGGAAACCCAGTGGAGGTCACCGAGTACACGACCGGGACCCGCCAGGTGCTGGCTAATCCCGATGGCACGTTCACCTCGACGACCAACCGCGTTCCCGTCCGGGCCAAGAAGAACGGCACCTGGGTCCCCATCGACACCACGTTGCACCCCACCGCGCAGGGCACTCTCGCGCCGGCGGCGACAGCGGAGAACGTCGCGTTCTCGGGCGGCGGAGACGCCCCGCTGATCACCTTGACCGAGGGCGACGGGCGGCTGACGTTCTCCTGGCCGGAGAGCCTGCCGGTGCCGCACGTAGACGGCGCCACGGCGACGTACGCCGACGTGTTTCCCGGCGTGGATCTACGGCTGACCGCGGAAGCCAGCAGCTACTCGCAGGTGCTGGTGGTGCACGACGCAGAGGCCGCGGCCAACCCCGCCCTGACCGACCTGCACCTCACCGCCACCGCTACCAACCTCACGCTGAGCGCCGACCGCAACGGCGCCCTCGTCGCCACCGACGCGGCCGGCGCCGTAGTTTTCCGCGGCGCGACACCGTTGATGTGGGACTCCACCCATGATCCGAGCGCGGGCCTGCCGCCCAGCGCCACCGATCCCGGCACCGGTCACATCACCCCGATTCCCGCCTCGGCCACTCCGGTGACGAGCGCCTCCGCTCGCGCCGCCACAGCGTCCTCGACGGTCGATGTCGTGATCAACCCTGAGACGGACGCGCTGACCGGTCCCGACGTCACCTACCCCGTCTACATCGATCCGTCGATGAGCCGAGGTGAGGAGTTCTGGGTCGAGGTCACGGCCAACGGGTGGTACTACATCAACCAGAACCAGCTCGCCCAGGTCGGGTACTGCGGCAGTTGGGCCGGATGCAACGGCCTGACCATCGCACGCTCCTACTTCCGCATGGGTACACAGGACATCGCAGGCCGTCCCAACGGCCGCGTTGCGACGGTGTTCAGCGCCCAGTTCTACGCGAACCAGGTGTGGGGCGCGCACAACTGCGTCGCCGAACCCGTTGACGTCAACCTTGCCGGTGTCATCGACGACAACACGCGGTGGCCCGGACCCGAAGGGCCCTTCATCAACCGGCAGTTCTCCGCCGCCGGAACCAACTGCGGCGGCCCGAACAACGTCATCTTCGACGTCACCTCAGCCGCACAAACCGCGGCCGACAACGCGTGGCCCAACCTCACGCTCCAGCTGCGCGCGCCGGACGAGGGCAACCAGTACCAGTGGAAGCAGTTCGCCAACAACCCCACTCTGGTGGTCAACTACAGCTACCCGCCCAACCCGGCCACCGGTCTTGCCGTGTCCAACGCGGTCAACTGCAACGGGCGTGTCTACACCTCCGACGCGCGACCGACCCTGACGGCGACCGCGACCGACAACAACAACCCGCCGCTCAACCCACAGCTCTGGTTCGACCTCTTCAACGGCGCGGGCACCTCCACGGTCGCCACCGGCGGCCCCATCACCATCGCCTCCGGAACCACCGGCCGGTGGACCGAACCGGTCTCATTGGCCAGCGGTGACTACAAGTTCCGGGTCAATGTCTCCACGAACGTCGGCAACACCAACCCCGCCAGTCACGAGATCTGGGCCGGCGCCTACAGCCCGTGGTACAGCTTCACCCGCCTCGCCCCACCGACACAGACCCCGTACATCAACAGCTACGACTACCCCAGCAACTACTGGGGACAGCCGAGCAACAATCCCGAAACCGTGTACTTCTCCGCGAACGGGGCGTCCAACATCGCCGGCTTCACCTGGACACTGTCCGGTGCCGGCACCGAGTCCGCACCGATCACCACCGACTGCAACTACACCAAGAACTTCGGCACCAACGGCGGTTACATCGCCGCCGACTCCACCGGGTGGGCCGCACTCGTGCTACCGACCGGACTGAGCGTCGGCTACCACACCCTGTACGTGCGCAGCTTCGACCACGCACACAACCTCTCGCCCGAGTCCCAGCCCTACACGTTCTACGTCGCGCCGCCGGTCGCCGGCGTGGGTGGCTGGTTCGAGGCCGAGAACCTGCCCGTCAGCCAGCCGGCCGGCCAGAACATCACGGTCGGCGCGCAAGGAAACTGCTGTGGCCTGTCTTGGTCGGGTGGCAAGCAGCTGTGGTTCCAGGGAAACGCAGCGGGACAGAGCTTCACGCTCACGCTGAACGCGCCCACCACCGCCAACTACGACCTGGCCGTCAACCTCACGAAGGCGCCCGACTACGGGAAGTTGACCTTCACCCTCGACGGGAAATCGCTGGGCCTGCCCAGCGCCACACCGGTCGACGCATATAGCTCAACGGTCGTCACGCGATACCAGAGCCTGGGCGGCGCCTACCTCACCGCAGGAACCCACACGCTGAAGATCACCGTGGCGGGCAGCAACCCGTCCTCCACCGGCAGCCGATACATGGCCGGGATCGACAACGTGTTCCTCAGGCCCAGCAACCAGATCGACGTGGAATCTCCGCAGCTCGCCCAAGCGGCCGCCGCCCCCGGCAGCACCATCACACCGGCTCCTGAGGCCAGCAACAACGGCTCGAGCTGGCGGGGCGGCGCGCAACTGCTCTACCCCGCGACGGCGGTGAACCAGGCTTTCACTCTCACCGTGACAGCCCCGGTCGAAGCCGACTACGCGCTCGGCGTCAACCTGACACAGCGTGCGAACTACGGCCAACTCTCGTTCGTGCTCGACGACTCCATCGTGCTCGGGGACACCAAGACGACCCCGGTCGACACCTACAGCGCCGCGAGCACCTGGACCTACCGGCCGCTCGGCGGTGTGCACCTCACCGCTGGAACACACGTCCTCACGGTCACGGTCGTGGGCAAGAATCCGAGCTCCAGCGGCTACCAGGCCGGCATCGACTACCTCACCCTCGCCGCCATCAACAACGTCACCGCCGCCAGCTTCTCCGCGGCGATGAACAACGACGGCATCGCGATCGACAACACCACCCCCGCCAACCTCGACCTGTGGGGCGGCAACGCCCTCTCCAGCGCGGCAATGAACGCCGCCGGCCTCGCACCCGGAGCGAATGTGACCGTCAACGGCGCAACCTTCACGATGCCGGCCTCCAACGGCGGCTACGACAACGTGATTGCCGCCGGGCAGACCATTCCCTTCCCCGCCGGGCAGCAGATCAAGGCCAACGCGGTCGGCCTGCTCGCGGCCAGCACCTGCGGGACCAGCCCGGCGGCCGGAGCGGTCATCACCTACACCGACGGCACAACCAGCAGGCCCACGGTGCCGTCGGTGCCGGACTGGGTCTACGGCGACGGCAACTCGGCAACCACCGTGCTGTCCTACATCGACAACGAGAACGGCATTCCAATGAGCGGCCGGGCCGGCAAGCTCTACACGATCTTCCTGCCCGCCGATCCGACCAAGACCGTCCAGAAGGTAACTCTGCCCTACACCGGCACCGGGATGCTCACCGAGACCTGCAACACAGGTGACCCCATCACCGCCGCACTGCACGTCTTCGCCATGGCACCACGACCGGCGTCCGGCGGTCCGATCCCTGCGGGAGCATCCGGGTGGCTCGGGTCCTGGGCCGCGCCCGTCGACGCCGCGGTGGTTCCCCCCGGCGGCGCGGGGTTCGGCAACCAGACGATCCGCATGATCGTCCGCCCGAACGAGACAGGCGCCAAAGCCCGGATCCGGCTGTCCAACACCGGGGCAGGCATGGCCTCACCGCCGCAGCTGACAACTGCGACCGTCACCATCGACGCCGCGACCATCGCCGCTCAGGCGGGAACCACTGGCAGCGGTGCGGGCACGCTCGCCGCACCGGTCTCGCTCACCTTCGCGGGCAACACGAGCGTCACCCTCCCGGCTGGCGGCGAAGTCCTCAGCGACCCTGTCGACTTCCCCGCCACAACCGGCGGAAGCGGCAATCTCGTCGTCAGCCTCCACCTTCCCAATCCGGTTCCCCAAGCACCGGTCCACACCGCGGCCAACGCCCCTACCTACCTCGCCAACGGCAACACCACCACCGACACGTCCGGCACCCCTTACACGACCACATTGACCAGCGACTTCTACCTGACCGGTCTCGAGGTCACGACCACCGACCCGACGGCCGGGACCGTCGCCATCCTCAGTGACCAGACCGCCGCCGTCGGCGCCCCCACCGCCGGCCGGACCGACCAGAGAACCTGGGTCGACTGCCTCCCGGGCATCCTCGGGGCGAGCCTGCCCGGCAGCGTCGTGAACATCAGCCGGGCCGGCATGCCCGCCCGCAACTGGTGGAAGCTCGCCGACGGCACCGGCACCACCGCCGGCGACTCCGCCGGACTGCACCCCGCCACACTGGGCGGCGGGGTCACCTGGAACCCGACCGGCGCCGGCAGTTCCGCCGGAAGCGCGCAGTTCGACGGCACGAGCGGCGCGATCACCACCTCCGCGGTGCTGAACACCGCGCGCAGCTTCACCGTCTCCGCCTGGGTCAAGCTCGACACCAACGCCACGACCCAGACCATCGTCAGCCAGGACGGCGGCCAGAACAGCGGCTTCTCCCTGCAGTACGACAAAGCCAACGACCGGTGGGCCTTCACCCGGGTCATCGACAACACCGCCAACTCCGCCGTCGTCCGCGCCCTGTCCAAGGCCGCCCCGCAGACCGGGACCTGGACCAATGTGGTCGGCACCTTCGACGCCAGCACGCAGGCCATGACCCTCTACGTCAACGGCGCGTATCAGAGCAGTGTCGCCACCACCACGTCGCCGAACCTCAGCGGCACGTTCGCCATCGGCCGTGGCAAGGCGGCCGGAGCCGCCGCCAACTACCTCGACGGCGCGATCTCCGACGTCCGCGTCTACCAGAACGCGTTCAACGGTCTCGACGTCACCGCTCTCTGGGACGGCCCAGCGGCACAACAACCGAACCCGACCCCCGGCGCACCCAGCGCCTTCACCGTCGGCAACACCAGCGGCAACGGCGGCCAGCTCGTGCCCGGCAGCTCGAACACCGCCCTCAACCAGGCACTACTCGCCCAACCCAACCTCCGGACCGTCATCATGTCCCTCGGTGCCAACGACATCCTCAACAACGAGCCTCTCACCGAAATCGAAGCGAACCTGCTCAGCCTGTTCAACAGCAACCCCAGCAACGGCTACTCACTCAAGCGCAGCTTCCGGCCTGACGGCACGCCCCTGCACGCCATCATCACCACCATCCCGCCACTCGGACTGACCACCGCCGACCCGCGGGAAGCCCTGCGCGTCGCTCTCAACAACGACATCCGGGCCAACTTCACCCGCTTCGGCGCCGACGAGTACGTCGACCTCGATCAGGCCGTTGCTGACACCGCCGGCAACCACCCCAACCAGATCAACCCCGCCTACCTGACCAACAACCAGCCCAACGCGGCGTACTACCAGGCGCTGGCCCAAGCCATCGCCGACGCCGTCGACAACTTCCCACCGAGCGCCACCCTCTGACCAGTACGCTGCCCATTCACCGGGATGGGCACGGAAACCACACCCCCGGAGCAGCATGAAGAGCCGAGTTCGCCGAGCCGCTGTCGCCGTCATCGGAGTTTTCGCCCTCACCGGCTGCTCCGGGGCGACCGGCACACCTCCCCCCCGAGCAACACGCAGCGTTCGCTCCACGCTTCGACGGTCTCTACGCCGGCCGGATCTCCGCCGACCCCAACCGCGTCGAACTGATCCGCTACTTCCCCAACGGGGACGCCTACGAAGCCAACATCCACAACGTCAGCGACCCCGACGAAACACTCGAGTCGATGATCACCACCTACCGCGAACTCCTCCGCCCCGGCGGCGGCAAAGACCTCGGCCCGTGGAAGTACAACGCAGACGGCAGCTTCACCGCGACCAGCTACCTCGCCCCCGTCACCGCCACCATCTCCAACTTCACCCCCGACGCGTTCGACGTCCACCTCGACAGCCGCGTGCCCCGCTACGTCGCCACCGTCCACCTCACCTTCTCCCCTGACCGGTGAAGCGCGAGAAGCACGAGGCCCGCCCGGGATCCTGTCCATGAACTTGTCCATGAACGATCGTCACCTCATGCCAGCGCTGCCCAGCTTCACGGACCTCAGCCTTCCGCTGCCTGCAGGCTCTCCTCCTGCCGGGTGATTTCGGACTCTCATAATCCCTTGGCCGCGGGTTCGAGCCCCGCCCGGCCCACCGGTTCTGGCCAGCGGAAACAACTTCAGTCGGATCAACGATGTTGATCATTGGCTGCGGCGGCCTTCGATGCGAGTCACCTAGGGTGATGGCTCGAACGGGCCTTGAAGCCCGCCGGCGTGACCACATCGAGCAGCACGGCGCCTGCCGCCGAGCGGCAACGAGCCCGCAGAACCGTAGCTTGCCCTCGACGACCCCACGTCGCCTGATGGCGCGGTCACGGTCTCGCGCAGGTGGGGGAACCCGAAGCAATCCAGGTGCTCACCTCGGCGCTCGGCAGACTGGACCCAACGTTCACCCGAGCCCAGATCTGCCTGCGCGTCGACCTCGGCTTCGCTCTGCTGAAGCACGATGAACGCGAAGAGGCCGCCAAGCACCCCGGAAAGGCCGCTTCCATGGCGGCGAGCATCGGCTCACAACGCCAAAGCAGGATCCGGAAGACTCAGCTGGCCCCTTGCCCCCCAACTGGTCGACAAAACGAGCCGACCTGGGATCGCACTCGAGCGGGGCCGCGACCACGACAGCCTGGTTTCTGCGGCGATGTCCGGCGGCGCCGGATGGACGTACGGGAATGCCTGCGTTCAGCGAGCTTTGACGGCAGGTCTCCACATGTGCCAGGCGCGTACCGTCTGCACAATCTCCAGAGCACAGGCACCCCTCCCCAACCCCTGGTCAGTTGTTCACGTCGACGACGATCCGGCCTCTGATCCGGCCGTCAAGCAGCTTCGACGCTGCCGGGATCGCCTCGCTCAACCCGATCTCCTGGCTGATGTCCTCCAAGTGCGCCAGGTGAAGCTCGCGGCTCAGCCTCTCCCACGCGGTCTTGCGGCGGGTGTAGGGCTGAGTGACGCTGTTGACGCCCAGCAGGCGCACTCCCCGCAGAATGAAAGGCGCGACCGACGCGGGGAAATCCAAACCCTGCGCCATTCCGCAAGCCGCAACGAGGCCCTCCGAGCGGGTCGCGGCACACACGTTGGCGAGGGTATGGCTGCCTACCGAATCGATCGCCGCGGCCCATCGCTCCTTGGTGAGCGGACGTCCGGGCTCGGACAGCTCGGCCCGGTCGATGACCGCGCCGGCTCCCAACCGCTGCAGGTAACCCGCCTCGGATGGCCGTCCGGTCGCGGCGACCACCGAATAGCCGCGTCGAGCCAGCAACGAGACCGCGAAGCTACCGACTCCACCGCTGGCGCCGGTGACGAGAACCTCGCCGTCTTCCGGTGTGAGGCCATTGCTCTCCAGAGCCATGAGGCACAACATCGCCGTGTATCCTGCGGTCCCGACGGCCATGGCTTGCCTTTCGTCGAGTCCAGCAGGCAGCGGGATGAGCCACTCTCCGCGCACCCGGGCCCGCTGAGCGAGCCCACCCCAGTGCGTCTCTCCGATGCCCCAGCCGTTCAGCAGGACGTGGTCACCTGGCGCATAGCCCGGGTCGCCGCTGGACTCGACGACGCCGGCCAGATCGATGCCAGGCACCATCGGAAAGCTGCGGACGACGGGCCCCTTACCGGTGATGGCAAGTGCGTCCTTGTAGTTGAGGCTGCTGTAGACGATCCGCACGGTCACATCGCCGTCGGGCAACTCCTCTTCCCCGAGGTTCCGCACCTCGGCCTGGTAGTCGGTATTGCTTCGGTCGATGAGGATCGCTTTGAGCATGATGCTCCTCCGGTGACGATCGCTTCCAGATCGATCAGAGCAGGCTGCTCCCCGCGTCGATGGCGAGCGCCGCGCCAGTGATGTACCGGGCCTCGTCACTTGCCAGGAAGAGGAGTGCGTTGGAAATGTCGACCGGCTCCACCCACGGGACAGGCAACATCTGCAGCCTGCTCGACGCCGCCGCGAACTCCGCCTTCGTGGCGCCCTGCTTACCCGCGAACAGGTCGTAGATGGGCTGGTTATGGATCATGTCGGTGTTGACTTGCGTGGGATGCAGGCTGTTGACCCTGATACTGTCGGCTGCCAGTTCCATCGCGAGTGTGCGGGTCAACCCGACAACCCCGTGTTTGGCCGACACGTAGTGCGCCATGTTGGCGTATCCACGGAGGCCTGCGACCGAACTGGTAAGGATGATCGAGCCCCCACGACCAGCGTTCTTGAGGCTGGGGATCGCTGCCTTGACGGTGTGCCACACGCCGGTGAGGTTGATGTCGATCATCGTGCGCCACTCGTCTTCGGGGAGCGACTCCGTGGTGGTCGGGGTGCCCACGACCCCAGCGTTCGCGCTGACGATGTCCAACCGCCCGAGAATACTGACGCCTTCCTCCACCGCGGCCTTCACGGCGTCGAAATCGCGCACATCCGCCTGCTTCGCGACGATACGCCGGCCCAGACCTTTCACCTGCCGCTCCGTCTCGGCAAGGTCCTCTTCGGTCGCCGCGGCGCTCACCTCGTACGGCACTCGCCGGCAGACGTCGATCGCGATGATGTCGGCGCCCTCCTGCGCCAATCGCAGCGCGTGTGACCGGCCCTGCCCGCGCGCAGCACCGGTGATGAAGGCGACTTTGCCTTCAACCCTTCCAGCCATGATGTCCTCCTACAGTCACATCGCTATTGGTGAACTCGACTTCGATTGCTTTCGTGGCAGCAGTCACCCTCTGCCGGAGCCGGCCAGCGGGTCCAACCGGTGGAAGGAAGAGGCGTGGAACACCAGGGGGTCGACGTCGCTCGGCATCGCCATTCGCTGTACACGGAGCAGCACGACATCGTGGTCTCCGCCCCGCAGCTCGGCCTCCACGGTGCAGTCGATCCAAGCGGCCGCGTCCGGCAGGAACAGTGCTCCGTCCTCGCTGCTCGCGACCTCCAGATCCGCGAAGCGGTCTCCATTCCGCGACGAGAGCCTGCGCGCCGTCTCCGCCTGCGAAACCCCGAGCACGCTCACCCCGAGTCGGGGAGCTCGGCGCAGCGATGGCCACGTGCGAGAGCTGTGGGCAGGGCAGATCGAAACCAGTGGCGGGTCGAGGGAGACCGAGGTGAAGGAGCTGAACGCCATCCCGACGGCGTTCCCGTCCACCAGCGCGCACACCGAGACGACGCCACTGGGAAAGGCTCCGAAGACACGTCGGAGGTCGGCTGTGCCGGCGGGCTGGGTCAGCTCCGTCTGTACGGGAGTGCTCATTGCTTCCCCCACCTGGTAGCCAGCCAAGCGGCGGCATTGGCGACCGTGGCATCCGCCTCAGGCGCACGTCCGACCATGAGAATGTAGACATGCTGCATGCCGGGCGAGAGTTCGGCGGTGACGTCGACACCGGCTGCCCGGGCACGTGCTACGAACCGCTCGCTGTCGCTCTGCAACGTTTCCTGGTCGCCGTAGGCCACGTAGATCGGCGGCAGCCCCCGGAGCTCGGCATGGAGCGGGCTCGCCAAGGGGTCCGTCGGCGAGGTCCCGTTCAGGTACATGGTGGCCATGTTCTCCGCGACCGGCCGCTGCACGAACGCGTCGCTCGCCGCATTGGTCTCGAACGTCGGGCCCGTGCACGTGAGGTCGAGCCACGGTGAGAAGGCCACGATGGCGGCCGGAAGCGGCAGGCCCTGGTCACGAAGCCGGACCGCGAGGGCTGTGACCAGGTTGCCGCCTGCCGAGTCGCCGGCGAATGCGATGTCCTCCGGAGCGAATCCCTGGCCGACGAGCCACTCCACGGCAGCGGCCGCGTCGTCGAGCGCCGCCGGGAAGGGAGCCTCGGGCGCCAGCCGGTAGTCAAGGACAAGAACCGGCGCACCGAGGAGACGGGCCAGGTGTCCGCCCAGCTTCCGGTGCGTGTGCATCGAGCTGCCGACGAACCCACCACCGTGCAGGTAGAGCACGGCACCCCTGGCCGTGTGTTTCGTGGGTGTGCACACGATGCCGGCACACTTGCCGACGTTCACCTCCGCGTAGGTGACATCCGTCGGCTCGGCGCTGCGGGCGTGCAGTTCCTCGAGCATTGCCCGGATGGTCGCGAGATCGGCGTCAGGGTTGGCGGCGAGACGCTCGGTGAAGGAATTGAAGTGGACGCGCAACGCGTCGGACTCGACACTGGGCATGATTGTCCTCAAGAGTTGATCGGTGGTCCGCCGCGGCCTCGCCGGCGCTGTGGGTGGCAGCGGCTTCGCGCGGCGCTGGGGCCGGTCGTCGGGAACTGAGTCCGCGCGGCCGGCCACGAGCCGCAGAACTGGTCAGAGATCCTTCAACACCGGGATGACCTTCTCGGCGAACAACCGCATGCTCGCCTCGGCCTTGTCATGCGGCAGACCGGCGTAGGTGAACGCGCAGTTCAGGTGGTAGTCGCCGATCACGGCACGTCGCGCCCGCACCTTCTCGATGATCTGCTCGGGCGTACCCCACGTCTGCGCGTCGACATAGGCGGCGGCGGAGGCTTCCTGGCCGGCCTCGCGGATGACCTCGGCCACCGCGTTGTAGGACTCGTAGCCCGCCGTGCCGGCGAAATGCGTCCCGCCGAACTCGTA
The window above is part of the Amycolatopsis thermoflava N1165 genome. Proteins encoded here:
- a CDS encoding MDR family oxidoreductase — its product is MLKAILIDRSNTDYQAEVRNLGEEELPDGDVTVRIVYSSLNYKDALAITGKGPVVRSFPMVPGIDLAGVVESSGDPGYAPGDHVLLNGWGIGETHWGGLAQRARVRGEWLIPLPAGLDERQAMAVGTAGYTAMLCLMALESNGLTPEDGEVLVTGASGGVGSFAVSLLARRGYSVVAATGRPSEAGYLQRLGAGAVIDRAELSEPGRPLTKERWAAAIDSVGSHTLANVCAATRSEGLVAACGMAQGLDFPASVAPFILRGVRLLGVNSVTQPYTRRKTAWERLSRELHLAHLEDISQEIGLSEAIPAASKLLDGRIRGRIVVDVNN
- a CDS encoding LamG-like jellyroll fold domain-containing protein, which codes for MKKRVMKDPARRRRLPVRILISALSSALAVGLLSPVADAKEPFNPAAPPPAPANPPAQTLPTELQPVTPVDEGAPPAPTLDPPDAPVTAPTASDEAVRTGNPVEVTEYTTGTRQVLANPDGTFTSTTNRVPVRAKKNGTWVPIDTTLHPTAQGTLAPAATAENVAFSGGGDAPLITLTEGDGRLTFSWPESLPVPHVDGATATYADVFPGVDLRLTAEASSYSQVLVVHDAEAAANPALTDLHLTATATNLTLSADRNGALVATDAAGAVVFRGATPLMWDSTHDPSAGLPPSATDPGTGHITPIPASATPVTSASARAATASSTVDVVINPETDALTGPDVTYPVYIDPSMSRGEEFWVEVTANGWYYINQNQLAQVGYCGSWAGCNGLTIARSYFRMGTQDIAGRPNGRVATVFSAQFYANQVWGAHNCVAEPVDVNLAGVIDDNTRWPGPEGPFINRQFSAAGTNCGGPNNVIFDVTSAAQTAADNAWPNLTLQLRAPDEGNQYQWKQFANNPTLVVNYSYPPNPATGLAVSNAVNCNGRVYTSDARPTLTATATDNNNPPLNPQLWFDLFNGAGTSTVATGGPITIASGTTGRWTEPVSLASGDYKFRVNVSTNVGNTNPASHEIWAGAYSPWYSFTRLAPPTQTPYINSYDYPSNYWGQPSNNPETVYFSANGASNIAGFTWTLSGAGTESAPITTDCNYTKNFGTNGGYIAADSTGWAALVLPTGLSVGYHTLYVRSFDHAHNLSPESQPYTFYVAPPVAGVGGWFEAENLPVSQPAGQNITVGAQGNCCGLSWSGGKQLWFQGNAAGQSFTLTLNAPTTANYDLAVNLTKAPDYGKLTFTLDGKSLGLPSATPVDAYSSTVVTRYQSLGGAYLTAGTHTLKITVAGSNPSSTGSRYMAGIDNVFLRPSNQIDVESPQLAQAAAAPGSTITPAPEASNNGSSWRGGAQLLYPATAVNQAFTLTVTAPVEADYALGVNLTQRANYGQLSFVLDDSIVLGDTKTTPVDTYSAASTWTYRPLGGVHLTAGTHVLTVTVVGKNPSSSGYQAGIDYLTLAAINNVTAASFSAAMNNDGIAIDNTTPANLDLWGGNALSSAAMNAAGLAPGANVTVNGATFTMPASNGGYDNVIAAGQTIPFPAGQQIKANAVGLLAASTCGTSPAAGAVITYTDGTTSRPTVPSVPDWVYGDGNSATTVLSYIDNENGIPMSGRAGKLYTIFLPADPTKTVQKVTLPYTGTGMLTETCNTGDPITAALHVFAMAPRPASGGPIPAGASGWLGSWAAPVDAAVVPPGGAGFGNQTIRMIVRPNETGAKARIRLSNTGAGMASPPQLTTATVTIDAATIAAQAGTTGSGAGTLAAPVSLTFAGNTSVTLPAGGEVLSDPVDFPATTGGSGNLVVSLHLPNPVPQAPVHTAANAPTYLANGNTTTDTSGTPYTTTLTSDFYLTGLEVTTTDPTAGTVAILSDQTAAVGAPTAGRTDQRTWVDCLPGILGASLPGSVVNISRAGMPARNWWKLADGTGTTAGDSAGLHPATLGGGVTWNPTGAGSSAGSAQFDGTSGAITTSAVLNTARSFTVSAWVKLDTNATTQTIVSQDGGQNSGFSLQYDKANDRWAFTRVIDNTANSAVVRALSKAAPQTGTWTNVVGTFDASTQAMTLYVNGAYQSSVATTTSPNLSGTFAIGRGKAAGAAANYLDGAISDVRVYQNAFNGLDVTALWDGPAAQQPNPTPGAPSAFTVGNTSGNGGQLVPGSSNTALNQALLAQPNLRTVIMSLGANDILNNEPLTEIEANLLSLFNSNPSNGYSLKRSFRPDGTPLHAIITTIPPLGLTTADPREALRVALNNDIRANFTRFGADEYVDLDQAVADTAGNHPNQINPAYLTNNQPNAAYYQALAQAIADAVDNFPPSATL